The Humulus lupulus chromosome 3, drHumLupu1.1, whole genome shotgun sequence genome window below encodes:
- the LOC133824190 gene encoding nibrin homolog produces MVSNNFHQKCTYVLVDELTPLREKLLDAIVAKKACVRISWVERVAEEKICNEIPSYSNHTATLSAEGVSVKLADQGTRENCMEGYTFVLDSINSESKHEENSYVVCVIPGGSPYKFDCFNKIKVSSVKEIDLMCAVLTGTLDRSILISPCGEFVLFVFI; encoded by the exons ATGGTGTCTAAT aatttccaTCAAAAGTGCACCTATGTACTTGTTGATGAGCTGACTCCTCTTAGAGAAAAGTTACTAGATGCTATTGTGGCAAAGAAAGCTTGTGTTCGGATTAGCTGGGTTGAG AGAGTTGCAGAAGAAAAGATTTGCAATGAAATCCCTAGCTACAGCAA CCATACTGCAACTCTCTCTGCGGAAGGTGTATCAGTCAAACTTGCAGACCAGGGAACTCGTGAAAACTGTATGGAAGGATACACGTTTGTGTTGGACTCGATAAACAGT GAATCAAAGCATGAAGAGAACAGTTATGTTGTTTGTGTCATCCCTGGAGGGTCACCCTACAAATTTGATTGCTTCAATAAAATCAAAGTATCTAGTGTGAAGGAAATAGACTTGATGTGTGCCGTTTTAACTGGGACGTTGGATCGATCAATTTTGATATCACCTTGCGGTGAGTTTGTTTTGTTTGTGTTTATATAA